Proteins encoded by one window of Kribbella italica:
- a CDS encoding helix-turn-helix domain-containing protein yields MPELGAVSGFLFKLMRGAIGCTQVDLAERLGVDDNTIQGWESGRRPLSALRAVDVTRLSQRLMMLGAPAVATAMLPSAIEADGFLTTAIRAGSSEIPLWENPLASSVHRRSFVALVTWPFTGIIPSSVRHLPLPKGRGPVADRPQLSKTMQQQFFDQMLTSAEVAGNNATLLRRQATYMLAFDQRKESAQWLAGEHRRTAARSIDERDLPSGILSRTASLAIARQGDLDPVRHFIQGTLSNNDQTLASLTYWAYWLGEIPDTYADDGDMVTLGANTWSGRRLIEHLITHLDDPRNAEMNIHSLLCLVMARKELLESDADLRHRTALAIECAETTELGRHARNELANLRFATQLAGR; encoded by the coding sequence ATGCCCGAGCTGGGCGCCGTCTCCGGCTTCCTGTTCAAGCTCATGCGCGGCGCCATTGGGTGCACGCAAGTGGACCTAGCCGAGCGGCTCGGCGTCGACGACAACACGATCCAGGGCTGGGAGAGCGGCAGGCGCCCACTCTCCGCCTTGCGCGCGGTCGACGTAACTCGCCTGAGCCAGCGCCTGATGATGCTCGGAGCACCGGCGGTCGCGACGGCCATGCTGCCGTCCGCTATCGAGGCTGACGGGTTCCTGACGACTGCCATACGGGCGGGGAGTTCGGAGATCCCGCTGTGGGAAAACCCGCTGGCAAGCAGCGTTCACCGCCGAAGTTTCGTCGCCCTGGTCACATGGCCATTCACCGGAATAATCCCCTCATCGGTAAGGCACCTTCCCCTGCCGAAGGGGCGTGGTCCGGTCGCTGATCGCCCCCAGCTCTCCAAGACGATGCAGCAGCAATTCTTTGACCAAATGCTCACTTCGGCTGAAGTAGCTGGAAATAACGCGACATTGCTTCGCCGCCAAGCTACCTACATGCTTGCGTTCGATCAGCGCAAAGAATCCGCGCAATGGCTCGCGGGGGAACATCGTCGCACTGCTGCGCGTTCTATTGATGAACGTGACCTACCATCCGGAATCCTTAGCCGAACAGCGTCGCTGGCAATTGCTCGACAGGGGGATCTCGACCCTGTTAGGCACTTCATTCAAGGAACACTTTCAAACAATGATCAGACACTTGCCAGCCTGACATACTGGGCATACTGGTTAGGCGAAATTCCTGACACCTATGCCGACGACGGCGACATGGTCACACTAGGCGCTAACACGTGGTCCGGCCGTCGCTTGATCGAGCACCTGATCACTCATCTAGACGATCCACGGAATGCAGAAATGAACATCCATAGCCTCCTGTGCTTGGTTATGGCAAGGAAGGAACTACTTGAGTCCGACGCAGATCTACGCCACCGCACCGCCTTGGCGATTGAGTGTGCGGAGACTACCGAACTCGGGCGGCATGCTCGAAATGAGTTGGCCAATCTACGCTTTGCGACACAGCTCGCCGGGCGCTAA
- a CDS encoding HD domain-containing protein encodes MSDEQKKKEAAAVAAFAFEMGVLKRQRRSGWWHAGVRDPESIAEHSLRVAQLAGLIAAAEGGDPAKAAYMGLWHDSQETRIGDIPHSARPYVEAAPNVGITVDQVAGMAEPLANSVIKAVEEYEEKTSLEAICARDADKLECLIQAVEYRDLGVQRVQSWIDSSYASLKTETARRVADEALEISPLSWREK; translated from the coding sequence ATGAGTGATGAGCAGAAGAAGAAGGAAGCGGCCGCCGTCGCAGCTTTTGCCTTCGAAATGGGCGTGCTCAAGCGCCAGCGACGTTCGGGTTGGTGGCATGCGGGCGTTCGCGATCCCGAGTCGATCGCGGAGCACAGCTTGCGAGTCGCGCAGTTGGCCGGCCTAATCGCAGCGGCCGAGGGAGGCGACCCCGCTAAGGCTGCGTACATGGGTCTTTGGCACGACTCGCAAGAGACCCGGATCGGAGACATCCCGCACAGCGCCCGCCCCTACGTAGAGGCTGCCCCGAACGTCGGCATCACCGTAGACCAGGTCGCCGGGATGGCCGAGCCGCTCGCAAACTCTGTCATCAAAGCCGTGGAAGAATACGAGGAAAAGACCTCGCTAGAGGCGATCTGCGCACGCGATGCCGACAAGCTCGAATGCCTAATTCAGGCCGTCGAGTACCGAGACCTCGGCGTCCAGCGAGTTCAAAGCTGGATCGACTCGTCCTACGCATCCCTCAAGACAGAGACCGCACGTCGGGTGGCTGATGAGGCGCTAGAGATCTCCCCGCTCAGTTGGCGCGAGAAGTAA
- a CDS encoding Swt1 family HEPN domain-containing protein gives MTHEHSVRDWLFKGMAVEDLLNSLELDGISVRAAEDPGAVQRVLPLEDFSPSIRRSAVQALPAYLALFCLENSIRELVAERMQDSLGAEWWDSGTSTELRKKVGGRQEKEGANRWHIRRGAQEIYYTDFGDLIAIIRRNWEAFEDLFPDQNWVINRLTELEASRNIVAHNNILDERELLRIRMYLQDWTRQVG, from the coding sequence GTGACGCACGAACACTCGGTTCGCGATTGGCTTTTCAAAGGGATGGCTGTCGAGGATCTGCTTAATAGCTTAGAACTGGACGGCATCTCAGTGCGAGCGGCCGAGGATCCAGGCGCTGTGCAGCGTGTGCTCCCCTTGGAAGACTTCTCGCCCTCGATTCGGCGGAGCGCAGTGCAAGCCCTGCCTGCCTACCTCGCCCTGTTCTGTCTAGAGAACTCAATTCGCGAACTCGTCGCTGAGCGCATGCAGGACTCTCTTGGGGCGGAGTGGTGGGATAGCGGTACCTCAACCGAGCTGCGCAAGAAGGTTGGCGGGCGGCAGGAGAAGGAAGGTGCGAATCGGTGGCACATTCGTCGTGGTGCTCAGGAGATTTACTACACCGACTTCGGTGACCTGATCGCGATTATCCGGCGAAACTGGGAGGCTTTTGAAGACCTCTTTCCTGACCAGAATTGGGTCATCAATCGGTTGACCGAATTGGAGGCATCGCGCAACATCGTCGCTCACAACAACATTCTCGACGAGCGCGAGCTGTTGCGCATCCGGATGTACTTGCAGGATTGGACCCGGCAAGTGGGGTAG
- a CDS encoding DUF5343 domain-containing protein, whose amino-acid sequence MTTDLPYMPSIGNVAAILQKIRGAGTPPKFTVEFVKSTLGFTGSQDRSFPRMLKQLRFISEDGTPLPRYNEFKAASSGGRAMADGLREGWAPIFLADQMAHSRSSGELTDTFKTVTGQGDAVAKKMAATFKAFASHADWSSVPVELEVQPDKSPKESETADSEVVSEEQTASLVAAASGRGLSLHHDIHLHIPPTSDVAVYRAIFRALREELQ is encoded by the coding sequence GTGACAACTGATCTGCCGTACATGCCTTCCATTGGTAATGTCGCCGCAATCCTCCAGAAAATTCGAGGCGCAGGAACACCGCCGAAGTTCACTGTAGAATTCGTGAAATCAACGTTAGGTTTCACCGGCTCCCAGGATCGATCGTTCCCTAGGATGCTCAAGCAATTGCGTTTTATCAGTGAAGATGGAACGCCTTTGCCTCGCTATAATGAGTTCAAAGCTGCTTCCAGCGGTGGACGTGCGATGGCTGATGGGCTTCGCGAAGGCTGGGCTCCAATCTTTCTCGCCGATCAGATGGCGCACTCTCGATCTTCAGGGGAGTTGACCGATACCTTCAAGACTGTCACTGGTCAAGGCGATGCCGTTGCAAAGAAAATGGCAGCAACATTCAAAGCATTCGCTAGTCACGCTGATTGGTCGTCGGTTCCAGTTGAACTGGAAGTCCAGCCGGACAAGTCACCGAAGGAAAGCGAAACTGCTGACTCTGAGGTGGTGAGCGAGGAGCAAACCGCATCGCTTGTCGCGGCGGCATCTGGTAGAGGCCTCAGCCTCCACCACGACATTCACCTGCATATTCCTCCGACCTCCGACGTTGCTGTCTACCGGGCCATTTTTCGTGCGCTGCGCGAGGAGCTTCAGTGA
- the ychF gene encoding redox-regulated ATPase YchF, with protein MALSIGIVGLPNAGKSTLFNALTKNNVLAANYPFATIEPNVGVVGVPDPRLGKLAEIFSSAKQLPATVQFVDIAGIVRGASEGEGLGNKFLSHIRESDAICQVTRVFVDEDVTHVDGKVSPADDISTIQTELILADLQTVEKAIPRLEKESRLKKESVAVLEAVREAQKHLEAGTPIIATNVDRDAIRELMLMTAKPYLFVFNCDADELADEGLKAKMRELVAPAEAIFLDAKFEAELVELGDEDEAREMLSEMGVEEPGLDVLARVGFETLGLQTYLTAGPKESRAWTIKKGATAPEAAGVIHTDFQRGFIKAEIVSYADLVEAGSMAAAKSAGKVRMEGKEYIMADGDVVEFRFSPTSTPKK; from the coding sequence GTGGCACTCTCCATCGGAATCGTCGGGCTCCCCAACGCGGGCAAGTCCACGCTCTTCAACGCGCTGACCAAGAACAACGTGCTCGCGGCGAACTACCCGTTCGCGACGATCGAGCCCAACGTCGGTGTGGTGGGGGTGCCGGACCCGCGGCTGGGCAAGCTGGCCGAGATCTTCTCCTCGGCCAAGCAGCTGCCGGCCACCGTCCAGTTCGTCGACATCGCCGGGATCGTGCGCGGCGCGTCGGAGGGTGAGGGGCTCGGGAACAAGTTCCTCAGCCACATCCGCGAGTCCGACGCGATCTGCCAGGTGACCCGGGTGTTCGTCGACGAGGACGTCACCCACGTCGACGGCAAGGTCTCGCCGGCCGACGACATCTCCACCATCCAGACCGAGCTGATCCTGGCCGACCTGCAGACCGTCGAGAAGGCGATCCCGCGGCTGGAGAAGGAGTCCCGGCTGAAGAAGGAGAGCGTCGCCGTACTGGAGGCCGTGCGCGAGGCGCAGAAGCACCTCGAGGCCGGTACGCCGATCATCGCGACGAACGTCGACCGCGACGCGATCCGCGAACTGATGCTGATGACCGCCAAGCCGTACCTGTTCGTCTTCAACTGCGACGCCGACGAGCTCGCCGACGAGGGCCTGAAGGCGAAGATGCGCGAACTGGTCGCGCCGGCCGAGGCGATCTTCCTCGACGCCAAGTTCGAGGCCGAACTGGTCGAGCTCGGCGACGAGGACGAGGCCCGCGAGATGCTGTCGGAGATGGGTGTCGAGGAGCCCGGCCTGGACGTCCTGGCCCGCGTCGGCTTCGAGACCCTCGGCCTGCAGACCTACCTGACGGCCGGCCCGAAGGAATCCCGTGCCTGGACCATCAAGAAGGGCGCGACGGCTCCCGAGGCCGCCGGCGTCATCCACACCGACTTCCAGCGCGGCTTCATCAAGGCCGAGATCGTCTCGTACGCCGACCTGGTGGAAGCCGGCTCGATGGCCGCGGCCAAGTCCGCCGGCAAGGTCCGCATGGAGGGCAAGGAGTACATCATGGCCGACGGTGATGTGGTCGAGTTCCGCTTCAGCCCAACGTCTACGCCCAAGAAGTAA
- a CDS encoding GNAT family N-acetyltransferase — protein MDAKVVFETERLVVRDWADADGDRVYDIYRRWEVSRWLGATPRAMTDRDAASRSIERWNLRNADPVHGVWAVEEKATGVVAGTVLLVPLPSGSEPGRGEVEVGWHFHPDAWGRGLATEAARGAIGHGFKAGLPEIYAVVRPDNQASLAVCRRLGMRPLGLTKRWYDAELASFVI, from the coding sequence ATGGACGCCAAGGTGGTCTTCGAGACCGAACGGCTCGTGGTCCGTGACTGGGCCGACGCCGACGGTGATCGGGTGTACGACATCTACCGGCGCTGGGAGGTGTCGCGCTGGCTGGGCGCCACGCCGCGGGCGATGACGGACCGGGACGCCGCGTCGCGGTCGATCGAGAGGTGGAACCTGCGCAACGCCGATCCGGTGCACGGGGTGTGGGCGGTGGAGGAGAAGGCGACGGGGGTCGTGGCCGGGACAGTGCTGCTGGTGCCCTTGCCGTCGGGTTCCGAACCGGGGCGTGGCGAGGTCGAGGTGGGATGGCACTTCCATCCCGACGCGTGGGGTCGCGGGCTGGCGACCGAGGCGGCGCGTGGGGCGATCGGGCACGGGTTCAAGGCCGGTTTGCCGGAGATCTACGCGGTGGTGCGGCCGGACAACCAGGCGTCGCTCGCGGTCTGCCGGCGGCTGGGGATGCGGCCGCTGGGGCTGACCAAGCGGTGGTACGACGCGGAGCTGGCGTCGTTCGTGATCTGA
- a CDS encoding polysaccharide deacetylase family protein, with protein MSRKLAAVIGTAAAAALVLGGLFAVALGHSTAPKPTAAAGSTAGSVPPPSTPATTPTPAKTPAHTPGTPVADPTASLITGNKKVIFFSFDDGPDPVWTPKVLQVLKKHGAHATFFQLGKNQALYPGLRDQILADGNTIGSHSITHPQLTAISAGKRHHEIFDGPRSKCFRPPYGASNPKVRADIKAAGMAQVLWDVDPRDWAKPGTNAIAHNIMTHAHRHNIVLMHDGGGDRAQTVAALDKVLPLLKAQGYSFPAMDC; from the coding sequence ATGTCCCGAAAGCTTGCTGCCGTCATCGGCACCGCCGCTGCCGCCGCACTCGTTCTCGGCGGGCTGTTTGCCGTCGCGCTGGGACATTCGACCGCACCGAAGCCCACCGCCGCGGCCGGCAGTACGGCGGGCTCGGTGCCGCCGCCGTCGACGCCGGCCACGACACCGACTCCGGCGAAAACCCCTGCCCACACACCCGGTACGCCGGTCGCCGACCCGACGGCGTCGCTGATCACCGGCAACAAGAAGGTGATCTTCTTCAGCTTCGACGACGGCCCGGACCCGGTCTGGACGCCGAAAGTCCTGCAGGTACTGAAGAAGCACGGCGCCCACGCCACGTTCTTCCAGCTCGGCAAGAACCAGGCCCTGTACCCCGGGCTACGCGACCAGATCCTTGCCGACGGCAACACCATCGGCAGCCACTCGATCACGCACCCGCAGCTGACCGCGATCTCGGCGGGCAAGCGCCACCACGAGATCTTCGACGGGCCGCGGTCGAAGTGCTTCCGCCCGCCGTACGGCGCGTCGAACCCGAAGGTGCGCGCCGACATCAAGGCCGCCGGGATGGCACAGGTGCTGTGGGACGTCGACCCGCGCGACTGGGCCAAGCCGGGCACGAACGCGATCGCGCACAACATCATGACGCACGCCCACCGCCACAACATCGTCTTGATGCACGACGGCGGCGGCGACCGCGCGCAGACCGTCGCGGCCCTGGACAAGGTCCTCCCGCTGCTCAAGGCCCAGGGTTACAGCTTCCCCGCGATGGACTGCTGA
- a CDS encoding DNA recombination protein RmuC, with the protein MTGTTLLLVLLFLVIGLLLGAGFGVLWSRGRDGAELARITAERDAAEDRVVELVQERTSVGQQMSGQAVVKEALDRLHVELSQLEKGRAAWQSQLHQQVNEVRMSGEALRRETASLSTALRKPQVRGRWGELHLRRTVELAGMVAHCDFTEQTSTVTDDGLLRPDLVVRLAEGKNLVVDSKVPLAAFLEAAESDDADFREERLRAHARHLRTHVDQLSAKAYWSRLPSTPEFVILFVPGESFLSAALDVEPSLLEYAAERRVILATPTTLIATLRAAAYAWNQSALTESAQQVFELGRELYERLSTMGDHLGRVGRSLTSAVDAYNRTVGSFESRVFTTARKLRDLHVTEAELEAMETIEASVRPLAAAELLALDEPAPDDATRRWVPTPPVDRTRRDDTPPPLPGFDSQTG; encoded by the coding sequence ATGACCGGTACGACGCTGTTGTTGGTGCTGCTGTTCCTCGTCATCGGGTTGTTGCTCGGGGCAGGTTTCGGCGTGCTCTGGTCGCGCGGGCGCGACGGCGCCGAGCTGGCGCGGATCACCGCCGAGCGCGACGCCGCCGAGGATCGGGTGGTCGAGCTGGTGCAGGAGCGGACGTCGGTCGGGCAGCAGATGTCCGGCCAGGCGGTCGTGAAGGAGGCGCTGGACCGGCTGCACGTCGAGCTCAGTCAGCTGGAGAAGGGCCGCGCGGCCTGGCAGTCCCAGCTGCACCAGCAGGTCAACGAGGTCCGCATGAGCGGCGAGGCGCTGCGCCGGGAGACGGCGTCGCTGTCGACCGCGTTGCGCAAGCCGCAGGTTCGCGGCCGGTGGGGTGAGCTGCACCTGCGGCGTACGGTCGAGCTGGCCGGCATGGTCGCGCACTGCGACTTCACCGAGCAGACCTCGACCGTCACCGACGACGGGCTGCTCCGGCCGGACCTCGTGGTGAGACTTGCCGAGGGCAAGAATCTCGTCGTCGACTCGAAGGTCCCGCTGGCCGCGTTCCTGGAAGCGGCCGAGAGCGACGACGCCGACTTCCGCGAGGAGCGGCTCCGGGCGCACGCGCGACACCTGCGGACGCACGTCGACCAACTGTCCGCCAAGGCGTACTGGTCGCGCCTGCCGTCCACGCCCGAGTTCGTCATCCTGTTCGTGCCGGGTGAGTCGTTCCTGTCCGCCGCGCTCGACGTCGAGCCCAGCCTGCTGGAGTACGCCGCCGAGCGCCGCGTCATCCTGGCGACACCGACCACGCTGATCGCGACCCTGCGCGCCGCGGCGTACGCGTGGAACCAGTCGGCGCTGACCGAGTCGGCCCAGCAGGTGTTCGAGCTCGGCCGCGAGCTGTACGAACGGCTCAGCACGATGGGCGACCACCTCGGCCGGGTCGGCCGTTCGCTGACCTCGGCCGTCGACGCGTACAACCGGACCGTCGGCTCGTTCGAGAGCCGGGTCTTCACGACCGCCCGCAAGCTCCGCGACCTGCACGTCACCGAGGCCGAGCTCGAGGCGATGGAAACCATCGAGGCCTCGGTCCGCCCGCTGGCCGCGGCTGAGCTCCTGGCCCTCGACGAGCCCGCTCCCGACGACGCGACGCGCCGTTGGGTCCCGACACCGCCTGTCGATCGGACCCGCCGCGACGACACCCCGCCGCCGCTCCCGGGCTTCGACTCCCAGACCGGTTGA
- a CDS encoding beta-1,3-glucanase family protein → MRIKTKLFAVLAAAATVAAGLTTVISAPAQAVPPTVPLKITNNSGRGDAVYIYNLGTNLATGQQGWADANGTFHAWPAGGNPPTPAPDASIPGPGNGQSITIQMPKFSGRVYFSYGQKLVFKLTTGGLVQPAVQNPSDPNANILFNWTEYTLNDSGVWINSTQVDMFSAPYAVGVQSSAGTKTTGHLKAGGYNAFFNALRGQSGGWSNLIKTAPDGSVLRALAPSYGVETGALPGSVMDDYVNRVWSKYTNENLTVTPFTDQPNIKYFGRVSGNTMNFTNTSGQVVTSFQKPNSTSIFGCAGLLDAPNDLVRGPISRTLCAGFNRSTLLINPNQPDASNANFYQDGVTNHYSRLVHAQMADGKAYGFAFDDVGAHESLVHDGNPTQTSITLDPFN, encoded by the coding sequence GTGCGCATCAAAACCAAGCTGTTCGCAGTACTCGCCGCCGCGGCCACCGTCGCGGCCGGGCTGACCACCGTCATCTCGGCGCCCGCCCAAGCGGTGCCGCCGACCGTACCGCTGAAGATCACCAACAACTCGGGCCGCGGCGACGCGGTCTACATCTACAACCTGGGCACGAACCTCGCGACCGGCCAGCAGGGCTGGGCCGACGCCAACGGCACGTTCCACGCCTGGCCGGCCGGCGGCAACCCACCGACACCGGCTCCGGACGCCTCCATCCCCGGGCCCGGCAACGGCCAGTCGATCACGATCCAGATGCCGAAGTTCTCCGGCCGGGTCTACTTCTCGTACGGCCAGAAGCTCGTCTTCAAGCTGACCACCGGCGGGCTGGTCCAGCCCGCGGTGCAGAACCCGAGCGACCCGAACGCGAACATCCTGTTCAACTGGACCGAATACACGCTGAACGACTCCGGCGTGTGGATCAACAGCACCCAGGTCGACATGTTCTCCGCGCCCTACGCCGTCGGCGTGCAGTCGTCGGCCGGCACGAAGACCACCGGGCACCTGAAGGCCGGCGGGTACAACGCGTTCTTCAACGCGTTGCGCGGCCAGTCCGGCGGCTGGTCGAACCTGATCAAGACAGCGCCTGACGGTTCAGTACTGCGGGCACTCGCGCCGTCGTACGGCGTTGAGACCGGTGCCCTGCCCGGCTCGGTGATGGACGACTACGTGAACCGGGTCTGGTCGAAGTACACCAACGAGAACCTGACCGTCACGCCGTTCACCGACCAGCCGAACATCAAGTACTTCGGCCGGGTGTCGGGCAACACGATGAACTTCACCAACACCTCTGGCCAGGTGGTGACGTCGTTCCAGAAGCCGAACTCGACCAGCATCTTCGGCTGCGCCGGCCTGCTCGACGCCCCGAACGACCTGGTCCGCGGCCCGATCTCGCGCACCCTGTGCGCCGGCTTCAACCGCTCCACGCTGCTGATCAACCCCAACCAGCCCGACGCCAGCAACGCGAACTTCTACCAGGACGGCGTCACCAACCACTACTCCCGCCTCGTCCACGCCCAAATGGCCGACGGCAAGGCCTACGGCTTCGCCTTCGACGACGTCGGCGCCCACGAGTCCCTCGTCCACGACGGCAACCCCACCCAGACCAGCATCACCCTCGACCCCTTCAACTGA
- a CDS encoding metalloregulator ArsR/SmtB family transcription factor, whose protein sequence is MLNALGDPTRRVILETLRRGGPSSVGALAGRVPVSRPAISQHLKVLGRAGLVEHEARGTSNIYRVDTAGLDVVRRWMDQFWDEALGAFAEHVRRTEEEGES, encoded by the coding sequence GTGCTGAACGCGCTGGGGGATCCGACGCGGCGGGTGATCTTGGAGACGTTGCGGCGGGGTGGGCCCAGTTCGGTCGGGGCGCTGGCGGGGCGAGTGCCGGTGAGTCGGCCGGCGATTTCGCAGCATTTGAAGGTGTTGGGGCGGGCGGGGCTGGTTGAGCACGAGGCGCGTGGGACCAGCAACATCTATCGGGTCGACACTGCCGGGCTGGACGTTGTTCGGCGGTGGATGGATCAGTTCTGGGACGAGGCGCTGGGTGCGTTCGCGGAGCACGTACGCCGTACTGAGGAAGAGGGGGAATCATGA
- a CDS encoding SRPBCC domain-containing protein, with protein sequence MSIEQGLEALVKSVVVPTTPERAFRLFTAEFGRWWPLATHSVRGEEATDVRLEGAVGGQIVEYDASGPVGSWGTVSDWDPPHTVSFSWHPGSDPKQAGHVTVRFTANSTDGGNGEGGGTGAVSASGESNASGESNASGSGSGSGEGGASGSGEGGASGSGEGGASENGDGSSVGGDGGSDGDRGGTLVELTHSGWERRTDGVRARVNYDSGWDFVLRQFVQFRP encoded by the coding sequence ATGAGCATCGAGCAAGGGCTGGAAGCGCTGGTGAAGTCGGTGGTCGTGCCGACCACACCGGAGCGGGCGTTCAGGTTGTTCACCGCGGAGTTCGGCAGATGGTGGCCGCTCGCTACGCACTCGGTGCGCGGGGAAGAGGCGACCGACGTACGGCTCGAGGGTGCGGTGGGTGGACAGATCGTCGAGTACGACGCGAGCGGGCCGGTCGGCTCGTGGGGCACGGTGTCCGACTGGGATCCGCCGCACACGGTCAGCTTCAGCTGGCATCCGGGCAGCGACCCGAAACAGGCCGGCCACGTGACGGTCCGCTTCACGGCGAACAGCACAGACGGCGGTAATGGCGAGGGCGGCGGCACCGGCGCGGTCAGCGCCAGCGGCGAGAGCAACGCCAGCGGCGAGAGCAACGCCAGCGGCAGCGGCAGCGGCAGCGGCGAGGGCGGCGCCAGCGGCAGCGGCGAGGGCGGCGCCAGCGGCAGCGGCGAGGGCGGCGCCAGCGAGAACGGCGACGGCAGCAGCGTCGGCGGCGATGGCGGCAGCGACGGCGACCGCGGCGGCACCCTGGTCGAGTTGACTCATTCCGGCTGGGAGCGCCGGACGGACGGGGTGCGGGCGCGGGTGAACTACGACAGCGGCTGGGACTTCGTTCTTCGTCAGTTCGTGCAATTTCGTCCCTGA
- a CDS encoding SigE family RNA polymerase sigma factor, producing the protein MDPGLDEEFAEFVNGRFTALQRFGYLLTGEWHLAEDLVQTSLTKVWFHRKSLRSGNALESYTRTVMVNTSTQWWRRKWKGETPTETLPEPAAPSEFGTIDERDRLLRALATLPRRTRAALALRFFEDLPEAEVAKIMGCSVGTVKSTVSRGLAKLREHQLLAESDPLTPAPRPTGGLTYDR; encoded by the coding sequence ATGGATCCAGGGCTTGACGAGGAGTTCGCCGAGTTCGTGAACGGGCGGTTCACCGCGCTGCAGCGGTTCGGCTACCTGCTCACCGGCGAGTGGCATCTGGCCGAGGATCTCGTGCAGACCTCGCTGACGAAGGTGTGGTTTCACCGCAAGTCGCTGCGCAGCGGCAACGCCCTGGAGAGCTACACCCGGACGGTGATGGTGAACACCAGTACGCAGTGGTGGCGCCGCAAGTGGAAGGGCGAGACCCCGACCGAGACGCTGCCCGAGCCGGCCGCGCCGTCGGAGTTCGGCACCATCGACGAGCGCGACCGGCTGCTCCGCGCGCTGGCCACGCTCCCCCGCCGAACGAGGGCGGCGCTGGCGCTGCGATTCTTCGAGGACCTGCCCGAGGCCGAGGTCGCGAAGATCATGGGCTGCTCGGTCGGCACGGTGAAGAGCACCGTGTCCCGCGGTCTGGCCAAGCTCCGCGAGCACCAACTGCTCGCCGAGTCCGATCCCCTGACACCCGCCCCCCGCCCGACTGGAGGGCTGACCTATGACCGATGA
- a CDS encoding PKD domain-containing protein encodes MTDELKAKFQALVKDAPEPTGLPSDAVYARIKTVRRRRTTGLVAGLATAAVATIALAAGNLTGVDSAPPVTETPNGPTPTAVATTTPTSTPTGPKSSIAVTARTIEPNNEETGKTDGPDSPPPNKPSSPKTEEPEVPAPVKLNLALSNVTVNGLKASVQFRWTGSLLTPMMRSEGRPIDAGSGLAENSFNFDYDYGDNHWNPEEGPTGKNGFGLTCDGASKRVSGSWSGRTQTHTYEKPGTYTFSYLITYCGPNGEVEIKKTVKITVKGPTASP; translated from the coding sequence ATGACCGATGAACTGAAGGCCAAGTTCCAGGCCCTCGTCAAGGACGCCCCCGAGCCGACCGGCCTGCCGAGCGACGCCGTGTACGCCCGGATCAAGACCGTACGCCGTCGCCGCACGACCGGCCTGGTCGCCGGCCTGGCCACCGCGGCGGTCGCCACGATCGCCCTTGCCGCAGGTAACCTCACCGGCGTCGACTCCGCTCCCCCGGTCACCGAAACCCCGAACGGCCCGACCCCGACGGCGGTCGCGACGACGACGCCCACCAGTACGCCGACAGGCCCCAAGTCGTCGATCGCGGTCACGGCCCGGACCATCGAGCCGAACAACGAGGAGACCGGCAAGACCGACGGGCCCGATTCGCCGCCGCCGAACAAGCCGTCGTCCCCGAAGACCGAGGAGCCCGAGGTCCCAGCGCCGGTCAAGCTCAACCTGGCCCTGTCGAACGTCACGGTGAACGGCCTGAAGGCCTCGGTCCAGTTCCGCTGGACCGGCTCGCTGCTCACTCCGATGATGAGGTCCGAAGGCAGGCCGATCGACGCCGGGAGCGGACTCGCGGAGAACTCGTTCAATTTCGACTACGACTACGGCGACAACCACTGGAATCCAGAGGAGGGCCCGACCGGGAAGAACGGCTTCGGGCTGACCTGCGACGGAGCGAGCAAGCGAGTGTCGGGCTCGTGGTCCGGCCGCACCCAGACGCACACCTACGAGAAGCCCGGGACCTACACGTTCAGCTACCTCATCACGTACTGCGGGCCGAACGGCGAGGTCGAGATCAAGAAGACCGTGAAGATCACGGTGAAGGGTCCGACCGCGTCACCGTGA